Proteins from one Romboutsia sp. CE17 genomic window:
- a CDS encoding IS256 family transposase: MKDQREIIIPDLDYQAEVRKCKTMEDVVGKNGLMQKLFKDIIQQLLEAEMEEHLGRERHERSNEANPNYRNGYSSKTIESSFGEVGLDIPRDRKAQFEPKVVKKYETVCNELDKKIIGLYACGMSVRDIQSEMEELYGIDVSPAMISKITDKVVEAAAEWQSRELDEIYPIVYMDAMHFKVRDDNKIVSKAAYICMALDMKGKKDILGIWIGESEGAKFWLSVCNDLKNRGVDDILIACMDGLKGLPEAIKTVYPDVSIQTCIVHQIRNSLKYIASKDQREFMKDLKSVYRAFNEETALKNLDILKEKWYSKYSVVIDSWYNNWSNLNTYFEYPHEIRRIIYTTNALEGFNRQLRKYTKVRTVFPTDESLRKSLYLSTMKIMEKWTSPNQNWASTLGQLTIMFGERIPNSYTI, encoded by the coding sequence ATGAAAGATCAAAGAGAAATAATTATTCCAGATTTAGACTACCAAGCTGAAGTAAGAAAATGTAAAACCATGGAAGATGTAGTTGGTAAAAATGGATTAATGCAAAAGCTGTTCAAAGATATTATCCAACAATTGCTAGAAGCAGAAATGGAAGAACATCTGGGAAGAGAAAGGCATGAAAGAAGTAATGAAGCTAATCCAAACTATAGGAATGGATATAGTTCTAAGACTATTGAAAGTAGTTTTGGTGAAGTTGGCCTAGATATACCAAGAGATAGAAAAGCACAATTTGAACCGAAGGTTGTTAAAAAGTATGAAACTGTATGTAATGAACTAGATAAAAAAATAATAGGTCTTTATGCCTGTGGTATGAGTGTAAGAGATATCCAATCTGAAATGGAAGAACTATATGGCATTGATGTGTCTCCTGCAATGATATCTAAGATAACAGATAAGGTTGTAGAGGCTGCCGCCGAATGGCAAAGCAGAGAACTTGATGAAATATACCCAATCGTATATATGGATGCTATGCATTTTAAAGTAAGAGATGATAATAAAATAGTTTCAAAGGCAGCATATATATGTATGGCTTTAGATATGAAAGGAAAAAAAGATATATTAGGTATTTGGATTGGTGAATCAGAAGGCGCAAAATTTTGGCTATCAGTTTGTAATGATTTGAAAAATAGAGGCGTAGATGATATTTTAATTGCATGTATGGATGGTTTAAAAGGTCTACCTGAAGCAATTAAAACTGTATATCCAGATGTAAGTATTCAAACTTGTATAGTTCATCAAATTAGAAACTCTCTTAAATATATAGCATCAAAAGATCAGAGAGAGTTTATGAAAGATTTAAAAAGTGTTTATAGGGCATTTAACGAAGAAACAGCACTTAAAAATTTAGATATTCTTAAGGAGAAATGGTATTCAAAATATTCTGTTGTAATAGATTCATGGTACAATAACTGGAGTAATCTGAATACGTATTTTGAATATCCACATGAAATTAGAAGAATTATTTATACTACAAATGCTCTTGAGGGATTTAATAGACAGTTAAGAAAATATACTAAGGTAAGAACTGTATTTCCAACAGATGAGTCACTAAGAAAATCACTATATTTATCTACCATGAAAATTATGGAGAAATGGACCTCTCCAAACCAAA
- a CDS encoding cupin domain-containing protein gives MENNSNNGAIFEIGDKLPEMFSKYFIGQAYLKMLTTEGVPIGNVTFEPGCRNNWHIHHKGGQILLVTSGRGYYQEWGKEAQELNPGDVVNILPGVKHWHGAACDSWFTHLAVEVPAEGSSNEWLEAVDEETYAKLK, from the coding sequence TTGGAAAATAATTCAAACAACGGAGCAATATTTGAAATAGGTGATAAACTACCTGAAATGTTTAGCAAGTACTTTATTGGTCAAGCATACTTAAAAATGTTAACAACTGAAGGAGTACCAATTGGAAATGTAACTTTTGAACCAGGATGTCGTAATAACTGGCATATTCATCACAAGGGTGGCCAGATATTATTAGTAACTAGCGGAAGAGGATATTATCAAGAATGGGGAAAAGAAGCACAAGAACTTAACCCAGGAGATGTAGTCAATATTTTACCAGGAGTTAAGCATTGGCATGGCGCAGCATGTGATAGTTGGTTTACACATCTTGCAGTAGAAGTACCAGCAGAAGGTTCATCTAACGAATGGTTAGAAGCAGTTGATGAGGAAACTTATGCAAAGTTAAAATAA